In the Klebsiella aerogenes KCTC 2190 genome, one interval contains:
- the pgaA gene encoding poly-beta-1,6 N-acetyl-D-glucosamine export porin PgaA has translation MGRSTRFNKLFFYRRTTFSLSISLLLLTPILAQGAESIYDRHVLQAREGNYSPFLDYLQQYQQQHALTPEQVADWLQIASWAGRDEEVIQVWQRYQVYMALPARGTAAAAQAFRNQKRWSSALALWDQAIGQQPMNDDYLIGRIKTLADARHDGQALSEARRLVATTPSAAHLQTLSYVYLRQGKSWDQLLTDMRAQELAPQNRETLNSLLDSLSSNRINSPALQWSAKTTLTPAQQRKLEMDAAAEWVRLAHTPARGEQERFRLAQTALNRYDALFARWRQDPLAAEDLARARIDRLGALYTRGYYAQVIKEYQSLTAAQQPVPDWAIGWVISSYLAQQNVEAALAIARQHPLYRPDPQDDQHELFYALLDSGQYQAAREYLAKVTNGVPYTRRLYGSPTPQPNDPWLNAQSLKVQYLLSTNALPEAERLSDRLATTAPGNQGLRIDYAAILQARGLPRAAERELKAAEALEPSNIPLERQQAYVAMDLQEWRQMELLTDDLLARSPEDLSTQKLARAREVHHMSELRLNSTQGIHSDNPVSGSHDFSWDAAIYGPPIADKWRLFAGNRFAKGNFDEGKGSSRQLFGGIEWRPRDAWAELEISNNNFAGDNKPGARLSAWQSFNDSWQIGGEVERLSRQTPLRALRNGISANRGEGWVRWYQNERREYRFSAAATRFSDHNRRQEYTFSGKERLWQSPTITLDLEPGLSASVNSRADTLYYNPKRDFAATSALVADHVMYQHYDTVWSQQLAAGGGAYWQKAYSTGAIAMLGYGQRIRWNNVIDTGVMLNWDKRPYDGKRESNLSIALDANLRF, from the coding sequence ATGGGAAGATCAACTCGTTTCAATAAGTTATTCTTTTATCGCCGCACGACATTCTCGCTTTCAATTAGTTTATTGTTGTTAACGCCTATTCTGGCTCAGGGGGCTGAGTCGATATATGATCGGCATGTGCTACAGGCGCGTGAAGGTAATTACTCCCCTTTTCTCGATTATCTTCAGCAATATCAACAACAACATGCTTTGACGCCTGAGCAAGTCGCCGACTGGCTTCAAATTGCCTCCTGGGCTGGACGTGATGAGGAAGTAATCCAGGTCTGGCAGCGTTATCAGGTTTATATGGCGCTACCGGCACGCGGTACGGCGGCAGCGGCACAGGCTTTCCGTAATCAAAAACGGTGGTCTTCAGCGCTGGCGCTCTGGGATCAGGCAATTGGCCAGCAGCCGATGAACGACGATTATCTTATTGGTCGGATTAAAACGCTGGCCGATGCGCGCCATGACGGGCAGGCGCTAAGTGAAGCCCGCCGCTTGGTCGCCACCACGCCCAGCGCCGCTCACCTGCAGACGCTCTCCTACGTCTATTTACGTCAGGGAAAAAGCTGGGACCAGCTGCTCACCGATATGCGCGCGCAGGAACTCGCGCCGCAAAACAGAGAAACACTCAATAGCCTGCTTGATAGCCTGAGCAGCAATCGCATCAATTCGCCTGCGCTGCAATGGTCAGCGAAAACCACCTTAACGCCCGCGCAGCAGCGAAAGCTGGAAATGGACGCGGCGGCGGAGTGGGTACGGCTGGCGCACACCCCGGCCCGCGGTGAACAGGAGCGCTTTCGCCTCGCGCAAACGGCGCTCAACCGCTACGACGCGCTGTTCGCCCGTTGGCGTCAGGATCCGCTGGCCGCAGAGGATCTTGCCCGCGCGCGTATTGACCGCCTCGGCGCGCTATACACCCGCGGCTATTACGCCCAGGTCATTAAGGAATATCAGTCGCTGACCGCCGCTCAACAGCCCGTCCCTGACTGGGCCATCGGCTGGGTTATCTCCTCTTATCTTGCGCAACAGAACGTCGAGGCCGCGCTGGCGATCGCCCGCCAACATCCACTTTACCGGCCTGACCCGCAAGATGATCAGCATGAATTATTTTACGCGCTGCTGGACAGCGGCCAGTATCAGGCCGCCCGCGAGTATCTCGCTAAAGTGACGAATGGCGTTCCCTACACCCGCCGCCTTTACGGCTCGCCGACGCCGCAGCCAAACGACCCGTGGCTGAACGCTCAATCGCTGAAGGTACAGTATCTACTGAGTACTAACGCGCTGCCGGAAGCCGAACGGCTCTCCGACCGACTGGCCACCACCGCGCCCGGTAATCAGGGGCTGCGCATTGACTACGCGGCGATACTACAGGCGCGTGGTTTACCCCGCGCCGCCGAACGGGAACTGAAAGCGGCGGAAGCGTTGGAGCCTTCGAACATCCCCCTCGAACGTCAGCAGGCCTACGTGGCGATGGATCTTCAGGAGTGGCGGCAGATGGAGCTATTAACCGATGACCTGCTGGCGCGCAGCCCCGAAGACCTGAGCACGCAAAAATTAGCTCGCGCTCGCGAGGTGCACCATATGTCGGAACTGCGCCTTAACAGCACGCAAGGGATCCACTCGGATAACCCGGTCAGCGGTAGCCACGACTTTAGCTGGGATGCGGCGATTTACGGCCCGCCAATCGCCGATAAGTGGCGACTTTTCGCCGGTAATCGCTTCGCCAAAGGGAATTTTGATGAAGGAAAAGGCTCCAGCCGCCAGCTATTTGGCGGCATCGAATGGCGCCCGCGCGATGCCTGGGCTGAACTGGAAATCTCCAACAACAATTTCGCCGGCGACAACAAACCCGGCGCCCGACTTTCCGCCTGGCAAAGCTTCAACGACAGCTGGCAAATTGGCGGCGAGGTCGAACGTCTGTCGCGGCAGACGCCGCTGCGCGCGCTGCGTAACGGTATCAGCGCCAACCGCGGCGAGGGCTGGGTTCGCTGGTATCAAAACGAACGACGCGAATATCGCTTCAGCGCCGCCGCCACCCGCTTCTCCGACCACAACCGTCGTCAGGAATATACATTCTCCGGCAAAGAGCGGCTCTGGCAATCGCCAACCATCACGCTCGATCTGGAACCTGGGCTCTCCGCCAGCGTCAACAGCCGGGCGGATACCCTGTACTACAACCCGAAACGCGACTTCGCCGCCACCTCGGCGCTGGTCGCCGATCACGTCATGTATCAGCACTACGATACCGTCTGGAGCCAGCAGCTTGCGGCAGGCGGCGGCGCCTACTGGCAAAAAGCGTATTCGACCGGCGCTATCGCCATGCTCGGCTACGGCCAGCGTATTCGCTGGAACAACGTGATCGACACCGGCGTGATGCTGAACTGGGACAAGCGTCCCTACGACGGCAAACGCGAAAGCAATCTCTCCATTGCCCTTGATGCGAATTTACGGTTTTAA
- the pgaB gene encoding poly-beta-1,6-N-acetyl-D-glucosamine N-deacetylase PgaB: MVIGWLLMTCALRAETIPFLPPDARPQPEANKPWPQNKFLVLAYHDVEDDAADQRYLAVRTSALNDQIGWLLHNGYKAVSVQNILDANAGLITLPPKAFLLSFDDGYSSFYTRVWPLLKAWNVPALWAPVGSWVDTPEQKKVDFGGLMTPRERFATWEMVRELAQSPLVEIGAHTWASHYGIQANPQGSREPAVANRFYDKASGRYESDQQFHQRIDTDVRKVSDKIADVTGKAPRAWVWPYGAANGTSLAIAKSRGYQLAFTLGDGLGDVRDLDNIPRLLISGNPSIKAFASQVTQIQEREPVRVMHVDLDYVYDKDPAQQRKNIDKLIQRVYDMKITHVFLQAFSDPLGDGTVKALYFPNRRLPMRADLFNFVAWQLQTRGGVKVYAWMPVLAFDLDSALPRVQRWDAQSNTLRQATRPYVRLSPWNSQVRDEIRDIYQDLARYATFDGVLFHDDAVLTDYEDAGTGAMAAWRAAGHREDIAQIRQNPAALHAWTRFKSQALIDFTRTLSQSVKAIRGPQVRTARNIFALPILQPESEAWFAQNLDDFLAAYDWTVPMAMPLMESVPVAESDAWLARLVRAVSARPGALKKTIFELQAKDWTLPQQNAIPDQQLVDWMRTLQLNGVNNYGYYPDDFLNNQPDISKIRPLFSSYWYPNND; the protein is encoded by the coding sequence ATGGTTATCGGCTGGCTCCTGATGACCTGCGCGCTTCGCGCAGAAACGATTCCTTTTCTGCCGCCGGACGCGCGGCCGCAGCCGGAGGCGAATAAGCCCTGGCCACAGAATAAGTTTCTGGTATTGGCCTATCACGATGTAGAAGACGATGCCGCCGATCAGCGTTATCTGGCGGTGCGTACCAGCGCGCTCAACGATCAAATCGGCTGGCTGCTGCACAATGGTTATAAGGCCGTCAGCGTGCAAAATATTCTCGACGCCAACGCGGGGTTAATCACCCTGCCGCCAAAGGCATTTCTGCTGAGTTTCGATGATGGCTACAGCAGTTTTTACACCCGGGTCTGGCCGCTGTTAAAAGCCTGGAACGTCCCGGCACTATGGGCGCCGGTAGGCAGTTGGGTCGATACGCCGGAGCAGAAAAAAGTCGATTTCGGCGGTCTGATGACCCCGCGCGAGCGTTTCGCCACCTGGGAGATGGTGCGCGAGCTCGCGCAATCGCCGCTGGTTGAAATCGGCGCGCATACCTGGGCTTCGCACTACGGTATTCAGGCCAATCCGCAAGGTAGCCGCGAACCGGCGGTTGCCAACCGTTTTTATGATAAGGCCAGCGGACGCTACGAAAGCGACCAGCAGTTTCACCAGCGCATCGATACCGACGTGCGCAAAGTGAGCGACAAAATCGCCGACGTCACCGGCAAAGCGCCGCGCGCCTGGGTATGGCCCTACGGCGCCGCCAACGGCACATCGCTGGCTATCGCGAAAAGCCGCGGCTATCAACTGGCGTTTACCCTCGGCGATGGTCTGGGCGATGTGCGGGATTTGGATAACATTCCCCGTCTGCTTATCTCCGGCAATCCGTCGATCAAGGCCTTCGCCAGCCAGGTGACGCAAATCCAGGAGCGTGAGCCGGTTCGGGTGATGCACGTCGATCTCGATTATGTCTACGATAAAGACCCGGCTCAGCAGCGCAAAAATATCGATAAGCTGATCCAGCGCGTCTACGACATGAAAATCACTCACGTTTTCCTGCAGGCCTTTTCCGATCCGCTCGGAGACGGCACGGTGAAAGCGCTCTACTTCCCCAACCGCCGCCTGCCGATGCGCGCCGATCTGTTTAATTTCGTCGCCTGGCAATTGCAGACGCGCGGCGGCGTCAAAGTGTATGCGTGGATGCCGGTGCTGGCGTTCGATCTGGACAGTGCGCTGCCGCGCGTACAGCGCTGGGATGCGCAGAGCAACACGCTGCGCCAGGCCACTCGCCCCTATGTACGTCTGTCGCCATGGAATAGCCAGGTGCGCGATGAGATCCGCGATATTTATCAGGACCTTGCCCGCTACGCGACCTTTGACGGCGTGCTGTTCCACGACGACGCGGTGCTGACGGATTACGAAGATGCCGGCACCGGGGCGATGGCCGCCTGGCGGGCGGCGGGCCATCGGGAGGATATCGCGCAGATCCGCCAAAACCCCGCCGCGCTGCACGCCTGGACGCGGTTTAAAAGTCAGGCGCTTATCGACTTCACCCGCACGCTCAGCCAGAGCGTGAAAGCGATTCGCGGCCCACAGGTGAGAACCGCGCGCAATATCTTCGCCCTGCCGATCCTGCAGCCGGAAAGCGAGGCCTGGTTCGCGCAGAATCTGGATGATTTTCTGGCGGCCTACGACTGGACGGTGCCGATGGCGATGCCGCTGATGGAATCCGTTCCGGTCGCGGAAAGCGATGCGTGGCTGGCTCGTCTGGTGCGCGCCGTCAGCGCCAGGCCGGGCGCGCTGAAGAAAACCATTTTTGAGCTGCAGGCTAAAGACTGGACCCTCCCGCAGCAGAACGCCATCCCTGACCAACAGCTGGTTGACTGGATGCGGACATTACAGCTCAACGGCGTCAACAATTACGGCTACTACCCCGACGATTTCCTTAATAATCAGCCTGATATCTCGAAAATCAGGCCCCTGTTTTCATCGTACTGGTATCCCAACAATGACTGA
- the pgaC gene encoding poly-beta-1,6-N-acetyl-D-glucosamine synthase has product MTDRIIAFSILCLVFGLPLGVAAVFTGELILDFVFFWPLFMSVLWITGGLYFWFQLERHWPWGKETPPPELAGNPLISILIPCFNEEKNARETIEAALAQRYRNIEVIAINDGSSDDTARVLNQLAEEYALLRVIHLAENQGKAVALKAGAAAARGDLLVCIDGDALLDRDTAAYLVAPLIQYPHVGAVTGNPRIRTRSTLIGRIQVGEFSSIIGLIKRTQRIYGRVFTVSGVIAAFRRQALADVGYWSPDMITEDIDISWKLQLRHWAIFFEPRALCWILMPETLKGLWKQRLRWAQGGAEVFLVNLRRLFRWEHHRMWPLFLEYALSTLWAFAYAVTIFLFIASHFAPLPENLTVRSLFPPEFTGLLLGVMCLLQFIASLYIERRYERGVAGSLFWVIWFPMVYWMIGLLTTIVAFPKVMLKRKRARARWVSPDRGKGRMS; this is encoded by the coding sequence ATGACTGATCGCATTATCGCATTTTCGATTTTATGCCTGGTTTTCGGGCTGCCTCTGGGCGTAGCCGCCGTTTTCACCGGCGAGTTGATACTGGATTTCGTCTTTTTTTGGCCGCTGTTTATGTCGGTGCTGTGGATAACCGGCGGGCTCTACTTTTGGTTTCAACTGGAGCGCCACTGGCCGTGGGGTAAAGAGACCCCGCCGCCGGAGCTGGCAGGTAATCCGTTGATCTCCATTTTGATTCCCTGCTTTAACGAGGAGAAAAATGCCCGCGAGACCATCGAAGCCGCGCTGGCGCAGCGCTATCGCAACATTGAGGTGATCGCCATCAACGACGGCTCCTCCGACGATACCGCCAGGGTGCTGAATCAACTGGCGGAAGAGTACGCTCTGCTGCGGGTGATTCATCTGGCCGAAAATCAGGGGAAAGCAGTAGCGCTGAAAGCCGGCGCCGCCGCCGCGCGCGGGGACTTGCTGGTGTGCATCGACGGCGATGCCCTGCTCGATCGCGATACCGCCGCCTACCTTGTGGCGCCGCTGATTCAGTATCCCCACGTCGGCGCGGTGACCGGTAATCCGCGTATTCGTACCCGCTCGACGCTGATTGGCCGCATTCAGGTCGGCGAGTTCTCTTCGATAATCGGGCTGATTAAGCGTACCCAGCGTATTTACGGCCGGGTGTTTACCGTGTCCGGGGTGATTGCCGCTTTTCGTCGCCAGGCGCTGGCGGACGTCGGCTACTGGAGCCCGGATATGATCACCGAAGATATCGATATCAGCTGGAAGCTGCAGCTACGCCATTGGGCGATTTTCTTCGAGCCGCGGGCGCTGTGCTGGATCCTGATGCCGGAGACGCTGAAGGGGCTGTGGAAACAGCGGTTACGCTGGGCGCAGGGCGGCGCCGAGGTTTTCCTGGTCAATCTGCGCCGCCTGTTTCGCTGGGAGCATCACCGGATGTGGCCGCTGTTCCTCGAATATGCCCTCTCCACGCTGTGGGCCTTCGCCTATGCGGTCACCATTTTTCTGTTCATCGCCAGCCATTTTGCCCCGCTGCCGGAAAACCTGACCGTCCGCAGCCTTTTTCCGCCGGAATTTACCGGGCTACTGCTGGGGGTGATGTGTCTGCTGCAGTTTATCGCCAGCCTGTACATCGAACGGCGCTATGAACGCGGCGTCGCCGGCTCGCTGTTCTGGGTGATCTGGTTTCCGATGGTGTACTGGATGATCGGCCTGTTAACCACCATCGTCGCCTTCCCCAAAGTCATGTTGAAACGTAAACGCGCCAGGGCTCGCTGGGTCAGCCCCGATAGAGGTAAAGGAAGAATGTCATGA
- a CDS encoding helix-turn-helix transcriptional regulator — translation MFLVTQDHYLFEGVRIFFPDIIQLHSIERKLFESDAEEFSVLVDSRAPLCFYDYLIPGAAEAGKRICCIMLDMRHREEHLLSLKWFLNMSLTPTDMANLFSLFLDVKSKRLTREWLKNFSLKPQEHMTLTLLRAGMTMEQIAGVLNTSVKSLYRKRIELYERLGLANFNEACLFIFKNRLLECPAQKR, via the coding sequence ATGTTTTTAGTAACTCAGGATCACTATCTCTTTGAAGGGGTGAGGATTTTCTTTCCAGATATCATCCAGTTACATTCGATAGAGCGTAAGCTTTTTGAGAGTGATGCCGAGGAGTTTTCGGTGCTGGTGGATAGTCGGGCGCCGCTTTGTTTTTACGATTATCTTATTCCTGGCGCAGCGGAAGCGGGTAAACGTATCTGCTGTATTATGCTTGATATGCGCCATCGGGAAGAGCATTTGCTGAGCTTAAAGTGGTTTCTCAACATGTCTTTGACGCCGACGGATATGGCTAATTTATTTAGCCTGTTTCTTGACGTGAAGAGTAAGCGATTGACCCGAGAATGGCTCAAGAATTTCAGCCTGAAACCGCAGGAACATATGACGTTGACTTTACTCAGAGCGGGGATGACCATGGAGCAAATAGCTGGGGTACTTAATACTTCGGTGAAAAGCCTGTATCGCAAGCGCATTGAGCTTTATGAACGTCTGGGGCTGGCCAACTTTAATGAGGCCTGTTTGTTTATCTTTAAAAATAGACTGCTGGAGTGTCCCGCACAGAAGCGATAA
- the pgaD gene encoding poly-beta-1,6-N-acetyl-D-glucosamine biosynthesis protein PgaD: protein MNEQTLILTEHRMLPRIFDGVLTAIAWAGFAFFLYANLLMQFTERGNDSWDAIMASFNTVLVYLLVAAINGWLLILWYQYNLRRYNARRHGSMASLRHEELAESFNIAPQIISEMSQYNLLTVYHDQIGRIIDLKINQNEEDER from the coding sequence ATGAACGAACAAACCCTGATATTAACCGAGCATCGTATGCTGCCGCGGATCTTTGACGGCGTGTTAACCGCTATCGCGTGGGCCGGCTTCGCCTTTTTTCTGTATGCCAACCTGCTGATGCAGTTTACCGAGCGCGGTAACGACAGCTGGGACGCGATTATGGCGTCGTTTAATACCGTGCTGGTCTATTTACTGGTGGCGGCAATTAACGGCTGGCTGCTGATTTTGTGGTATCAGTACAATCTACGCCGTTATAACGCCCGGCGGCACGGCAGCATGGCCTCGCTGCGCCATGAAGAGCTGGCAGAGAGCTTTAATATCGCTCCGCAAATCATTTCCGAGATGAGCCAATATAATCTGCTGACGGTATACCACGACCAGATTGGCAGAATCATTGATTTAAAAATCAATCAGAACGAGGAAGACGAACGCTAA
- a CDS encoding DUF905 family protein, whose product MRNHQVPSLPQGTFTRAQAEAIAAAYINIAIEDDQGTHFRLVIRDTDNMLIWRDWNFAPEAGVMLNRYIASNGIPVPPAADDN is encoded by the coding sequence ATGAGAAATCATCAGGTTCCCTCATTGCCGCAAGGGACGTTCACCCGCGCTCAGGCTGAAGCTATAGCCGCCGCATACATCAATATTGCTATCGAAGATGACCAGGGCACCCATTTTCGTCTGGTTATCCGCGATACCGACAACATGCTTATCTGGCGCGACTGGAATTTTGCCCCGGAGGCTGGCGTGATGCTCAACCGCTATATTGCCAGCAACGGTATCCCGGTTCCCCCTGCAGCTGACGACAATTAA
- a CDS encoding PerC family transcriptional regulator, producing MIKDSIAESLEARGLYRRAASRWVDVMQTCVDDNDREWIRMHRNKCLKKAKLPPARKEEFADIHKAARETQYRMGIAKPNGEVFRLPAKKKTTRR from the coding sequence ATGATCAAGGACAGTATCGCCGAGTCTCTGGAAGCCCGTGGATTGTACCGTCGGGCCGCTTCGCGCTGGGTGGATGTGATGCAGACGTGCGTCGATGATAACGACCGTGAATGGATTAGGATGCACCGCAATAAATGCCTGAAAAAAGCGAAGCTGCCGCCGGCGCGTAAAGAAGAGTTTGCTGACATCCACAAGGCTGCCAGAGAGACGCAGTACCGTATGGGAATTGCTAAGCCGAATGGCGAAGTGTTCCGCCTTCCCGCTAAAAAGAAAACGACGCGGCGCTAG
- a CDS encoding contact-dependent growth inhibition system immunity protein, translated as MTKMNLNELNSFITVYFGQDYDLIDDSDEIDPKIDAFIADSHLAMKHGLITDIDLLLKEADNSEEEFRMRYGSDFDPHLWETDALSFLKRVRDRISHSLNEAEPTGRQ; from the coding sequence ATGACAAAAATGAACCTGAATGAACTTAACAGCTTTATCACGGTTTACTTCGGGCAGGATTATGACCTTATCGATGATAGTGATGAGATCGACCCCAAAATTGACGCATTTATCGCCGATAGTCATCTCGCCATGAAGCATGGTCTTATCACAGACATTGACCTTCTGCTGAAGGAAGCAGATAACTCGGAAGAGGAATTCAGGATGCGCTATGGTTCAGACTTTGATCCTCACCTGTGGGAAACAGATGCCCTTAGCTTCCTGAAACGGGTAAGAGATAGAATTAGTCATTCCCTGAATGAGGCGGAGCCGACAGGCCGTCAGTAA
- a CDS encoding DUF932 domain-containing protein: protein MRLASRFGHTNQIRRDRPLTHEELHQHVPSVFGEDKHNSRSEKYTYIPTITLLENLQREGFQPFFACQSRVRDPGRREHTKHMLRLRRAGQINGQQVPEIIILNSHDGASSFQLLPGIFRSVCTNSLVCGQSFGEIRVPHRGNVVERVIEGAYEVLGIFDQVEEKREAMQSLQLPPPAQQALAKAALTYRFGEEHQPVTEAQALSPRRWQDEKNDLWTVFNRLQENLSKGGLAGRSAQGKRSRTRAVNGIDGDLKLNRALWVMAEELQQALS, encoded by the coding sequence ATGCGATTAGCCAGCCGCTTTGGCCACACGAACCAGATCCGTCGTGACCGTCCGCTGACCCACGAAGAATTACACCAGCATGTTCCCAGCGTCTTTGGTGAAGACAAGCACAATTCCAGGAGCGAAAAGTACACCTATATCCCCACGATTACCCTGCTCGAAAACCTGCAACGTGAAGGTTTTCAGCCCTTCTTCGCCTGCCAGTCGCGTGTACGTGACCCCGGACGCCGGGAGCATACAAAGCATATGCTGCGCCTGCGTCGCGCCGGGCAGATAAACGGCCAGCAGGTACCGGAAATCATCATCCTCAACAGCCATGATGGTGCATCGAGTTTTCAGCTGCTGCCGGGCATATTCCGCAGCGTCTGCACCAATTCCCTGGTCTGTGGGCAGTCATTCGGCGAAATTCGCGTACCCCACCGGGGAAACGTGGTGGAGAGAGTTATTGAAGGCGCCTATGAGGTACTGGGAATATTTGACCAGGTGGAAGAAAAGCGCGAGGCCATGCAGTCGCTGCAGCTCCCGCCACCGGCACAGCAGGCGCTGGCGAAGGCTGCGCTGACGTATCGCTTTGGCGAAGAGCATCAGCCGGTCACCGAAGCACAGGCGCTCTCTCCCCGTCGCTGGCAGGATGAGAAAAATGACCTCTGGACGGTCTTTAACCGCCTGCAGGAGAACCTGAGCAAGGGTGGGCTGGCCGGGCGCTCAGCACAGGGTAAGCGCAGCCGCACCCGCGCTGTCAACGGTATCGACGGTGACCTAAAACTGAACCGGGCCTTGTGGGTGATGGCGGAAGAACTGCAGCAGGCGCTGAGCTGA
- a CDS encoding DsbA family protein — translation MSGIKNLLILALAGASLLPALASAADAPAATFTAEQEARIGKIAADYLVAHPEVLLQASQKLQQIQAEQQASAATQAVIKNADKLTQDKATPTYGPANGKVTVIEFFDYQCIYCSRLAPVMEQVIKDHPQTRFAFKEWPIFGSRWATSLDAAKTGLQIYQQKGAEAYLTYHNGVYATGHNEGKLTAADIQQQAKKVNFDAKKAADVEPALENINQLAQEIGLSGTPGVIVMPTTGATEATITVFPGLADKASLDAAIKKAGGQ, via the coding sequence CATTAAGAATCTACTTATTCTCGCCCTGGCGGGCGCTTCCCTGCTGCCGGCGCTGGCCAGCGCCGCTGACGCGCCGGCCGCGACGTTCACCGCGGAGCAGGAAGCGCGTATCGGCAAAATCGCCGCTGACTACCTGGTCGCCCATCCGGAAGTGCTATTGCAGGCCAGCCAAAAGCTGCAGCAAATTCAGGCGGAGCAGCAGGCCAGCGCCGCTACCCAGGCGGTAATCAAGAATGCCGACAAGCTGACGCAGGATAAGGCCACGCCAACCTACGGCCCGGCTAACGGTAAAGTCACCGTTATCGAGTTCTTCGATTATCAATGCATCTACTGTAGCCGCCTCGCGCCGGTTATGGAGCAGGTGATTAAAGACCATCCGCAAACCCGTTTTGCCTTCAAAGAGTGGCCGATTTTCGGCAGCCGTTGGGCAACTTCGCTGGATGCGGCGAAAACCGGCCTGCAGATATATCAGCAGAAAGGGGCCGAGGCCTACCTGACTTACCACAACGGCGTTTACGCCACCGGGCATAACGAAGGTAAACTGACGGCGGCGGATATTCAGCAGCAGGCGAAAAAGGTGAACTTTGACGCCAAAAAAGCGGCGGATGTCGAACCGGCGCTGGAAAACATTAATCAGCTGGCGCAGGAGATTGGCTTAAGCGGTACGCCTGGCGTGATTGTCATGCCGACTACCGGCGCAACCGAAGCGACCATTACCGTCTTCCCGGGACTGGCTGACAAAGCCTCGCTGGATGCGGCGATTAAGAAAGCCGGCGGTCAGTAA